Proteins encoded in a region of the Zea mays cultivar B73 chromosome 4, Zm-B73-REFERENCE-NAM-5.0, whole genome shotgun sequence genome:
- the LOC103654917 gene encoding exocyst complex component EXO70A1 — MDHGGEDRVVAASLAAARRTLRAGLDKSRALGHALARAGPRLKEIQAALPVLEAAVRPIRAPRAELAAAGPHIDRAVGPAAAVLKVFDAVHGLEPPLLAPGAAGSGAAGDLPGYLAVLAQLEEAHRFLADNCGLAAQWLADIVEYLGDRFLVDPRFLADIEVTLDELKAPPTGDLDGGLLAAALGILEAEFRRLLADHSAPLAMPQPGAAAGSTAPSRVPAAAVHKLTLILDRLVANGRQDRCVAVYIDARGGVVSASLRALGLDYLREPSQDAQALGPALELWGRHLEFVVRRLLESERQLCAKVFGLHKDVASACFAEVAAQAGVLEFLRFGRAVADAKKDPIKLQRLLEVFDSLNKLRLDFNRLFGGKACAEIQSQTRDLVKLLIDGAVEIFEELIVQVELQRHMPPPVDGGVPRLVTFVVEYCNRLLGEQYRPMLGQVLTIHRSWRKEVFNDRMLVDVVLNIVKALEANFDVWSKAYDNATLSYLFMMNTHWHFFRHLKATKLGEILGDVWLREHEQYKDYYLSMFIRESWGALSPLLNREGLILFSKGQATARDLVKQRLKTFNSSFDEMHCRQSSWVIPDKDLRERTCNLVVQTIVPAYRSYLQNYGPLVEQDGNTSKYVRYTVDGLEKMLSALYMPRPRRAGSFQIKHSSGWMEGTKELEIMDTATLHYWAFAFRAIEASEIRLENFVCLFPIALRYLGAI; from the exons ATGGATCACGGCGGCGAGGACCGCGTCGTGGCGGCGAGCCTCGCGGCGGCGCGGCGCACGCTGCGCGCCGGCTTGGACAAGTCGCGCGCGCTGGGCCACGCGCTAGCCCGCGCGGGGCCCCGCCTGAAGGAGATCCAAGCGGCGCTGCCGGTGCTGGAGGCCGCAGTGCGCCCGATCCGCGCGCCGCGGGCCgagctcgccgccgccgggccCCACATCGACCGCGCCGTGGGCCCCGCCGCCGCCGTGCTCAAGGTGTTCGATGCCGTGCACGGTCTCGAGCCGCCGCTCCTGGCGCCCGGCGCCGCGGGCTCTGGCGCGGCTGGGGACTTGCCGGGGTACCTCGCCGTCCTGGCGCAGCTCGAGGAGGCGCACAGGTTCCTCGCCGACAACTGCGGGCTCGCCGCGCAGTGGCTCGCCGACATTGTCGAGTACCTCGGCGACCGTTTCCTCGTCGACCCGCGCTTCCTCGCCGACATCGAGGTCACGCTCGACGAGCTCAAGGCACCCCCTACCGGCGACCTCGACGGAGGGCTCCTGGCCGCCGCCCTCGGTATCCTCGAGGCCGAGTTCCGCCGCCTCCTCGCCGACCATTCCGCGCCGCTCGCGATGCCGCAGCCCGGCGCCGCCGCTGGCTCAACCGCGCCATCCCGCGTGCCTGCCGCTGCCGTCCACAAACTCACCCTCATTCTCGATCGCCTCGTGGCCAACGGCAGGCAAGACCGCTGCGTGGCCGTTTATATCGACGCGCGCGGGGGTGTGGTCAGTGCCAGTCTTCGCGCTCTTGGCCTAGACTACCTGCGTGAGCCGTCTCAGGATGCACAGGCATTGGGACCTGCTCTTGAGCTGTGGGGGCGGCATCTAGAGTTTGTGGTCCGCCGTCTCCTCGAGTCGGAGCGGCAGCTCTGTGCCAAGGTGTTTGGCCTGCATAAGGATGTCGCGTCCGCATGCTTTGCAGAGGTGGCGGCACAAGCTGGGGTTCTTGAATTCTTGAGGTTTGGCCGTGCAGTTGCTGATGCCAAGAAGGATCCCATCAAGCTTCAGCGTCTGCTCGAGGTGTTTGATTCTTTGAATAAGCTGAGACTGGATTTCAATAGGTTGTTCGGTGGCAAAGCATGTGCGGAGATTCAGAGCCAGACAAGGGACCTTGTCAAGTTGTTGATAGACGGTGCTGTCGAGATCTTTGAGGAGTTGATCGTGCAGGTGGAGCTACAGCGGCACATGCCTCCCCCAGTCGATGGGGGCGTGCCACGCTTAGTTACCTTTGTTGTCGAGTACTGCAACCGTCTGCTTGGTGAGCAATACAGGCCCATGCTTGGGCAGGTGCTAACTATCCATCGCAGCTGGCGCAAAGAGGTGTTCAATGACAGGATGCTTGTTGATGTGGTGCTAAACATTGTCAAGGCCCTTGAAGCTAATTTTGATGTTTGGTCCAAGGCATATGACAATGCTACGCTCTCGTATCTCTTCATGATGAATACTCATTGGCATTTCTTTAGGCATTTGAAGGCTACTAAGTTAGGAGAGATCTTGGGTGATGTGTGGCTGCGAGAGCATGAACAATACAAGGACTACTATTTGTCAATGTTCATCAGGGAGAGCTGGGGAGCACTTTCGCCACTACTGAACCGGGAGGGATTAATACTGTTCTCCAAGGGCCAGGCTACGGCAAGGGACCTGGTGAAGCAGCGCCTCAAAACATTCAATTCAAGCTTCGATGAGATGCATTGCAGGCAATCATCATGGGTTATACCAGACAAGGATTTGCGGGAGAGGACATGTAATCTTGTGGTGCAGACTATTGTTCCTGCCTATCGGAGCTACTTGCAGAACTATGGGCCACTTGTTGAGCAAGATGGAAACACCAGCAAGTATGTAAGGTACACTGTTGATGGTTTGGAGAAGATGCTCAGTGCCCTTTACATGCCCCGGCCCAGGAGGGCTGGGAGCTTCCAGATCAAACACTCGAGTG GATGGATGGAAGGAACTAAGGAACTTGAAATCATGGACACTGCCACACTGCACTATTGGGCATTCGCATTCAGGGCAATAGAAGCATCTGAAATCCGTTTGGAGAATTTTGTTTGTTTATTCCCCATTGCACTAAGATACCTTGGAGCAATCTGA
- the LOC542450 gene encoding eukaryotic translation initiation factor 5, giving the protein MALQNIGASNRDDAFYRYKMPRMITKIEGRGNGIKTNVVNMVDIAKALARPASYTTKYFGCELGAQSKFDEKTGISLVNGAHDTAKLAGLLEVFIKKYVQCYGCGNPETEILISKTQMISLKCAACGFVSDVDMRDKLTTFILKNPPEQKKGGKDKKAMRRAEKERLKEGEAADEEQKKLKKDAKKKGSKDSTAKGLKKKATTATGSDEDHSSSPTRSHDGDKAAADDDDDDVQWQTDTSIEAAKQRMQEQLSAATAEMVMLSTEETEKKMKQATHKDGSTNGSAKEIPNDKPAVTKPSPYEELIGDIKASLGSAPTPTQLKAVLASSTLPPQDVMNALLEALFGGVGKGFTKEVVKNKKYLAVAVPDEGAQTLLVQAIEAFGGKCNPEALKEVPVVLKALYDGDILDEETIVDWYNDAVAAGKDSQVVKNAKPFVEWLQSAESDEEGDDE; this is encoded by the coding sequence ATGGCGCTGCAAAACATTGGTGCTTCAAACAGGGATGATGCCTTCTACAGGTACAAGATGCCCAGAATGATTACCAAGATAGAAGGCCGTGGTAATGGTATCAAGACAAATGTTGTGAACATGGTTGACATAGCAAAAGCACTTGCCAGGCCAGCTTCCTACACAACCAAGTACTTTGGATGTGAGCTTGGTGCACAGTCCAAATTTGATGAGAAGACAGGGATTTCCTTGGTTAACGGGGCTCATGATACTGCAAAGCTGGCTGGTCTCCTTGAGGTATTCATCAAGAAGTATGTCCAATGTTATGGGTGTGGAAATCCTGAGACAGAGATTCTCATCTCAAAGACCCAGATGATATCACTGAAATGTGCAGCCTGTGGGTTCGTCTCAGATGTTGATATGAGGGACAAGCTCACAACCTTCATTCTGAAAAACCCACCAGAACAGAAGAAGGGCGGAAAAGACAAGAAGGCCATGAGGAGAGCTGAGAAGGAACGGCTGAAGGAAGGTGAGGCTGCTGATGAGGAGCAGAAGAAACTGAAGAAGGATGCAAAGAAGAAGGGTTCCAAGGATTCCACTGCTAAGGGTTTGAAGAAGaaggctactactgctactggctCTGATGAGGATCACTCATCCTCTCCAACTCGCAGCCATGatggtgacaaagcagctgcagatgatgatgacgatgatgtcCAGTGGCAGACTGACACTTCAATTGAGGCTGCGAAGCAGCGCATGCAAGAGCAGCTGAGTGCAGCAACTGCTGAAATGGTGATGCTGTCGACTGAGGAGACTGAGAAGAAGATGAAACAGGCAACCCACAAAGATGGAAGCACTAATGGTTCAGCAAAAGAAATCCCTAATGACAAGCCTGCCGTCACTAAGCCTAGTCCCTATGAAGAACTGATTGGAGACATCAAGGCTAGCCTAGGAAGTGCTCCGACCCCTACCCAGCTCAAGGCTGTGCTGGCCTCATCAACCCTTCCTCCCCAGGACGTGATGAATGCTCTCCTGGAGGCTCTCTTTGGTGGTGTGGGTAAGGGATTCACCAAAGAGGTTGTGAAGAACAAGAAGTACCTTGCAGTTGCTGTGCCAGATGAGGGTGCCCAGACCCTTCTGGTTCAGGCCATTGAGGCTTTTGGTGGGAAGTGCAACCCTGAGGCGCTGAAGGAGGTTCCCGTTGTCCTCAAAGCCCTCTACGATGGAGATATCCTGGACGAGGAAACCATTGTGGACTGGTACAATGATGCTGTCGCAGCTGGGAAGGACTCCCAGGTTGTCAAGAATGCCAAGCCGTTCGTCGAGTGGCTCCAGAGTGCCGAGTCTGATGAAGAGGGTGACGACGAGTGA